The following are from one region of the Nostoc cf. commune SO-36 genome:
- a CDS encoding type II toxin-antitoxin system RelE/ParE family toxin, which translates to MKNLVWSPTFVRAFKRLVKKNPELRSQIEQVLQQIAEDPFQASLRSHKLKGDSSGRYSSSIDYHNRILFKFVTNPESGEEEILLLTLGSHDEVY; encoded by the coding sequence ATGAAAAATTTGGTTTGGAGTCCGACTTTTGTTCGTGCTTTTAAGCGTCTAGTCAAGAAAAATCCTGAGTTACGTTCTCAAATTGAGCAAGTATTACAACAAATAGCTGAAGACCCATTTCAAGCCAGTTTACGTAGTCACAAGCTAAAAGGTGATTCATCGGGTAGATACTCATCTTCAATTGATTATCATAATAGGATTTTATTTAAATTTGTGACAAATCCTGAATCAGGAGAGGAAGAAATTTTGTTGCTAACTTTAGGTTCCCATGATGAGGTTTACTAA
- a CDS encoding HhoA/HhoB/HtrA family serine endopeptidase codes for MKLSLKQLAVYVFLLVIGGGAGLLGSRYLLPQNRSFQQLKNVTMALPPESVVPNSSNGTIGANGSDNVNFIATAVQKVGPAVVRINATRKVANPISDALKNPLLRRFFGEDEQPIPQERIERGTGSGFILSEDGELLTNAHVVADTDTVQVTLKDGRTLEGKVVGVDSVTDVAVVKIKANNLPTVKLGNSQNLIPGQWAIAIGNPLGLDNTVTIGIISATDRTSTQVGVPDKRVSFIQTDAAINPGNSGGPLLNAQGEVIGVNTAIRADAQGLGFAIPIETAARIANELFTKGRVEHPFLGIEMADLSPTRKEQINQENQLNIQQDAGIVIKGVTHDSPAKRGGLLSGDVIQKVNGKPVKTSAQVQKLVESSKVGDILAIEVNRSGKIQTFKVQSAAYPERK; via the coding sequence ATGAAGTTATCCTTAAAGCAACTGGCGGTTTATGTGTTTTTACTGGTGATCGGCGGTGGTGCAGGTTTGTTAGGCAGTCGCTATCTCCTGCCACAAAATCGCTCGTTCCAACAGTTAAAAAATGTAACAATGGCTTTGCCTCCAGAATCCGTAGTTCCTAATTCTTCTAACGGAACCATTGGGGCTAATGGGAGCGATAATGTAAATTTTATTGCGACGGCAGTGCAAAAAGTTGGCCCGGCTGTGGTGCGAATTAATGCTACTCGCAAAGTCGCCAATCCTATCTCTGACGCATTAAAAAATCCCCTCTTGCGGCGATTTTTTGGAGAGGATGAGCAACCAATTCCCCAAGAACGTATTGAGCGCGGTACAGGATCGGGATTTATTTTGAGCGAAGATGGAGAATTACTCACCAACGCTCATGTGGTAGCAGATACAGATACAGTACAAGTTACCCTCAAGGATGGTCGGACTCTAGAGGGGAAGGTGGTAGGTGTTGATTCTGTGACAGATGTGGCAGTGGTGAAAATCAAAGCGAATAATTTACCGACGGTGAAGCTGGGCAATTCGCAAAACTTGATACCAGGACAATGGGCGATCGCTATTGGCAATCCTCTAGGTTTAGATAATACTGTCACTATCGGCATCATCAGCGCTACTGATCGCACCAGCACTCAAGTGGGTGTCCCAGATAAGCGAGTCAGCTTTATCCAAACTGATGCCGCAATTAACCCTGGAAACTCTGGTGGCCCGTTGTTAAATGCCCAAGGTGAAGTGATTGGTGTTAACACCGCCATCCGCGCTGATGCTCAAGGACTTGGTTTCGCCATTCCCATTGAAACCGCCGCCCGCATCGCCAACGAACTTTTTACCAAAGGGCGTGTAGAACATCCCTTCTTAGGTATTGAAATGGCAGACCTTTCTCCCACCAGAAAAGAGCAGATTAATCAAGAAAATCAGCTAAATATTCAACAGGATGCAGGGATTGTGATTAAAGGAGTCACACATGATTCCCCAGCCAAGCGTGGAGGACTGCTTTCTGGAGATGTGATTCAAAAAGTTAACGGTAAACCAGTTAAAACCTCAGCCCAAGTTCAGAAACTGGTGGAGTCTAGCAAAGTTGGGGACATTTTAGCTATCGAAGTCAACCGTAGCGGCAAAATTCAAACTTTCAAAGTACAATCAGCAGCTTACCCTGAAAGGAAGTAG
- the scpB gene encoding SMC-Scp complex subunit ScpB translates to MITVTATKIEAILYLKGKPLSLGEIAEYAACDRATVKEGIIELMDNYAHRDSALEVIETPDGYSLQLRSDFHDLVQTMIPVELGVGALRTLAAIALNSPILQSDLINLRGSGVYQHVPELVELGFIRKRRDSDSRSYSLQVTPKFHQYFQIEQLPQILSTSQKEEQLELELEGVGSGE, encoded by the coding sequence ATGATTACAGTTACAGCGACCAAGATAGAAGCAATTCTCTATTTAAAGGGTAAACCCTTGTCGCTCGGCGAAATCGCCGAGTATGCCGCGTGCGATCGCGCCACTGTCAAAGAAGGCATAATTGAACTCATGGACAACTATGCCCACCGAGATAGTGCCCTAGAAGTAATAGAAACCCCAGATGGTTACAGTTTGCAACTACGGTCTGACTTTCATGATTTAGTGCAAACTATGATACCAGTAGAATTGGGTGTAGGTGCATTGCGGACTTTGGCTGCGATCGCCCTTAATAGTCCCATACTCCAAAGCGACTTGATTAACCTGCGCGGCTCAGGAGTATATCAGCACGTTCCAGAACTAGTCGAACTTGGTTTCATCCGCAAGCGCCGAGACAGCGATTCTCGCTCCTACTCACTCCAAGTAACCCCAAAATTCCATCAATATTTCCAAATCGAACAACTCCCGCAAATACTTTCCACCAGTCAGAAGGAAGAACAACTAGAACTAGAACTGGAGGGAGTGGGGAGTGGGGAGTAG
- the ispD gene encoding 2-C-methyl-D-erythritol 4-phosphate cytidylyltransferase encodes MYLLIPAAGIGKRMGSNRNKLLLKVRSQPIIAWTLLAAEAASTISWIGIISQPIDWPDFKKILADLKLTKPVELIQGGSTRQESVYNGLQSLPVAAEQVLIHDGARCLATPNLFNSCAEAIRHCPGLIAGVPVKDTIKVVDEQGIIQQTPDRRQLWAAQTPQGFDVKLLKQCHAEGVRQGWEVTDDAALFERCGIEVRIVEGEETNLKVTTPQDLAIAEFILTSRGF; translated from the coding sequence GTGTATTTACTAATTCCAGCTGCGGGAATCGGAAAAAGAATGGGGAGTAACCGCAATAAACTCCTGCTGAAGGTGCGATCGCAACCAATTATTGCCTGGACTTTATTAGCCGCAGAAGCCGCCAGTACAATCAGTTGGATCGGGATTATTTCTCAACCTATCGATTGGCCAGACTTCAAGAAAATTCTCGCCGATCTGAAGCTGACTAAACCAGTCGAATTGATTCAAGGTGGCTCCACCCGCCAAGAATCTGTTTACAATGGCTTGCAATCCCTGCCAGTAGCCGCAGAGCAAGTATTGATTCACGATGGCGCTAGATGCCTAGCCACACCAAATTTATTTAATTCTTGTGCCGAAGCCATTCGCCACTGTCCCGGTTTAATTGCTGGTGTACCGGTCAAAGACACCATCAAAGTTGTCGATGAACAAGGCATAATTCAACAAACACCCGACAGACGACAACTATGGGCGGCACAAACTCCCCAAGGATTTGATGTCAAGTTGTTGAAACAGTGCCACGCTGAAGGTGTTCGTCAAGGTTGGGAAGTAACTGACGACGCCGCTTTATTTGAAAGGTGTGGCATTGAAGTGCGAATTGTCGAGGGAGAAGAGACAAATTTAAAAGTAACCACTCCCCAAGATTTAGCGATCGCAGAATTTATTCTCACGAGTAGAGGCTTTTGA
- a CDS encoding CRR6 family NdhI maturation factor — MAAESKTIAIALNNDLINNLDISPASTVIEQMLQEGVESHEQQLRFDINYDLEAGDPRELSEIPEVRLWFVRLDAKYPWLPFLLDWKAGEFARYAAMLVPHQFSSQEGIQYNPEALEIFLMHKIFILGDWLKQQDIPSLSRLKSMAQMLGYELDDAFFGIF, encoded by the coding sequence GTGGCTGCTGAGTCAAAGACAATTGCGATCGCACTCAATAATGACCTGATTAACAATCTGGATATATCTCCTGCGTCAACGGTGATTGAACAAATGCTGCAAGAGGGAGTCGAATCCCATGAACAGCAGCTACGCTTTGATATCAATTACGATCTCGAAGCTGGCGATCCACGGGAACTCTCAGAAATTCCAGAAGTGCGCCTGTGGTTTGTGCGCCTAGATGCTAAATATCCTTGGTTGCCATTTTTACTAGATTGGAAAGCTGGGGAATTCGCTCGTTATGCCGCCATGCTTGTACCACATCAGTTTAGTTCCCAAGAAGGCATTCAATACAATCCTGAAGCCTTAGAAATATTTTTGATGCACAAAATCTTTATTTTAGGTGATTGGCTTAAACAGCAAGACATCCCCAGTCTATCGCGGCTAAAGTCTATGGCCCAAATGCTGGGTTATGAATTAGATGATGCTTTTTTTGGGATATTTTAA
- a CDS encoding glycosyltransferase family 9 protein, which translates to MRVVALVPGGIGDQILFFPTLDDLKRHYPNAQIDVVVEPGSKAAYRVSKSVHEVLAFDFNDRNSLADWGNLVGNIRDREYDVAIAVKQNWLMGLFLWLTGITTRIGYQGKGAGFLTHAVPFKPSQYAAALYHDLLQPLTIKTPVPELAVNVPKTDIDWAENEQKRLGVNETGYILINGGSGQLSQAKELDKIYPVEKWHQIIQNFQDKQPDLPVVVIKGFGDEQFVRSLLGSSPDIKVTAPSDIGKLTAIIAGANLMLSTDSAALQLSVAVQTYTIALFGPTDPVKLLPKYDKFLAIESPTGKTADISPNAVLEKIWGG; encoded by the coding sequence ATGCGAGTAGTAGCCCTTGTACCTGGCGGAATTGGCGACCAAATTCTCTTCTTTCCGACTCTAGATGACCTGAAGCGCCATTACCCTAACGCTCAGATAGATGTTGTTGTTGAACCAGGGTCAAAGGCTGCCTACCGAGTGAGCAAGTCAGTTCACGAGGTACTAGCCTTTGATTTTAATGACCGTAACAGTCTGGCGGATTGGGGGAATTTGGTCGGCAACATTCGCGATCGCGAATACGATGTTGCCATTGCTGTTAAGCAAAATTGGTTGATGGGTCTTTTTCTCTGGTTGACAGGAATTACCACACGCATTGGCTACCAAGGCAAAGGAGCGGGTTTTCTTACCCATGCTGTGCCGTTCAAACCATCTCAGTATGCGGCAGCATTATACCACGACTTGTTGCAACCATTAACCATAAAAACCCCTGTCCCAGAATTAGCAGTAAATGTGCCAAAAACAGATATTGACTGGGCAGAAAACGAACAAAAACGCTTAGGGGTGAATGAAACAGGCTATATCTTGATTAATGGCGGTTCTGGCCAGTTATCCCAAGCTAAAGAACTGGATAAAATCTACCCTGTCGAGAAATGGCATCAAATTATTCAAAACTTCCAAGATAAGCAACCCGATCTGCCTGTGGTAGTCATTAAGGGATTTGGCGATGAACAGTTTGTGCGATCGCTTCTGGGGTCTTCTCCAGATATCAAGGTAACTGCGCCAAGCGATATTGGTAAGTTAACTGCCATAATTGCCGGGGCAAATTTGATGTTGTCTACTGATAGTGCGGCACTACAACTAAGTGTTGCAGTCCAAACTTATACCATTGCCCTATTTGGGCCTACTGATCCAGTTAAGTTGTTGCCAAAATACGATAAATTCTTAGCCATTGAATCCCCTACGGGAAAAACGGCGGATATTTCACCAAACGCAGTTTTAGAGAAAATTTGGGGTGGCTAA
- a CDS encoding cysteine hydrolase family protein, with protein sequence MNTQTTTQVPIPWHFNSNKVGKVWRVPYQERAAEAEIWSKQHNIKPASLDKTRICLLLIDVQNTFCIPEFELFVGGKSGNAAVDDNVRLCEFIYHNLAVITKIVPTLDTHTATQIFHPIFWVNAAGEHPTPAATSITPADIEQGIWKVNPAVADTVTNGNYESLEKHTYHYVKQLSQDGKYPLTVWPYHSMLGGIGHALVSSVEEAIFFHGIARQTQTQFEIKGENPLTENYSILRPEVLEDFEQRPLAQKNTRLIKQLLEYDAVIIGGQAKSHCVAWTIDDLLTEIKQVDATLAKKIYLLEDSTSPVVVPGVVDYTEQADAAFKRFAEAGMRIVKSSGNIASFF encoded by the coding sequence ATGAATACCCAAACAACAACTCAAGTACCAATTCCCTGGCATTTTAACTCCAATAAGGTAGGAAAAGTCTGGCGCGTACCTTACCAAGAACGTGCCGCCGAAGCTGAAATCTGGTCAAAACAACACAATATAAAACCAGCATCTTTAGATAAAACCCGTATTTGCCTACTATTAATTGATGTTCAAAACACCTTTTGCATCCCAGAATTTGAATTATTTGTAGGTGGAAAATCTGGTAATGCGGCGGTGGATGATAACGTCAGATTGTGTGAGTTTATCTATCACAACTTGGCAGTAATTACAAAAATTGTACCTACCTTAGATACCCACACAGCAACGCAAATTTTTCATCCCATCTTTTGGGTAAACGCCGCCGGAGAACATCCCACTCCAGCTGCGACTAGCATTACCCCAGCAGATATTGAACAAGGTATTTGGAAAGTCAACCCAGCAGTTGCAGACACTGTTACTAATGGCAATTATGAATCATTAGAAAAACATACTTACCATTATGTTAAGCAACTCAGTCAAGACGGAAAATATCCCCTCACTGTTTGGCCTTATCATTCTATGTTAGGTGGTATCGGTCATGCTCTAGTTTCATCGGTAGAAGAAGCGATATTTTTCCACGGCATTGCGCGTCAGACCCAAACGCAATTTGAAATCAAAGGTGAAAATCCTTTAACAGAAAATTATTCAATTTTACGTCCAGAGGTGTTGGAAGATTTTGAACAACGTCCACTTGCTCAAAAAAACACGCGCCTAATTAAACAACTTTTAGAATATGATGCAGTAATTATTGGTGGTCAAGCTAAAAGTCATTGCGTCGCCTGGACAATTGACGATTTATTAACAGAAATTAAACAGGTAGATGCTACCCTTGCTAAAAAAATCTATCTGCTAGAAGATTCCACTTCCCCTGTTGTTGTCCCCGGTGTTGTAGACTACACAGAACAGGCAGATGCGGCATTTAAAAGGTTTGCAGAAGCAGGAATGCGTATCGTAAAATCTAGCGGAAATATAGCATCATTTTTTTAA
- a CDS encoding M23 family metallopeptidase, whose amino-acid sequence MILPFRQLFLCSLISALGLVSILLNSNSANAAVDDCPIPALSRFQRHKVVRGETLESIAQRYNLIPTTIIGMNPTLQSGAVATVGSVLQIPPYNGIVVEVPSGQTWRQVAAQYKVRADSLFEINGCQQNPRIVFVPGVNWSPNGVVTKSPLSTETKTPNRESLSGYPLAQAANVGLAYGWQINPATGQVFFHSGIDLLAPVGSNVQAIAPGTVAFASDQGSYGKLVIINHSGGLQSRYAQLDTIKVTVGQQVKKGDLLGTVGTSGQPTSNQPHLHFEVRSSSSLGWVAQDPKGYLKK is encoded by the coding sequence ATGATTTTACCCTTTCGTCAACTGTTTCTCTGTAGCTTAATTAGCGCCTTGGGCCTAGTAAGCATACTGCTAAACTCGAACAGCGCTAATGCTGCTGTCGATGATTGCCCAATTCCAGCCTTATCTCGCTTCCAACGCCATAAAGTTGTTCGTGGTGAAACTTTGGAGAGCATAGCGCAGCGCTACAATCTCATACCTACAACTATTATTGGCATGAATCCAACTTTGCAGAGCGGTGCAGTTGCCACAGTTGGTAGTGTGCTTCAAATTCCTCCCTACAATGGGATTGTAGTTGAAGTGCCTAGCGGTCAAACTTGGCGACAAGTAGCGGCACAATACAAAGTTCGTGCGGATAGCCTTTTTGAGATCAATGGCTGCCAACAAAACCCTAGAATCGTGTTTGTTCCAGGGGTAAATTGGTCGCCTAATGGTGTTGTAACTAAGTCCCCTTTATCTACTGAGACAAAAACGCCAAACCGTGAATCCTTGTCTGGATACCCTTTAGCACAAGCCGCAAATGTGGGATTAGCTTACGGTTGGCAAATTAATCCTGCGACAGGTCAAGTTTTCTTCCATAGCGGTATTGACTTATTAGCACCAGTTGGTTCTAATGTACAAGCGATCGCGCCTGGAACCGTAGCCTTTGCCAGCGACCAAGGTAGTTATGGCAAATTGGTCATCATTAACCACAGTGGCGGACTCCAAAGCCGCTACGCCCAACTTGACACCATTAAAGTTACTGTCGGTCAGCAAGTTAAAAAAGGCGACTTACTTGGAACAGTAGGCACTAGCGGACAACCAACCTCCAATCAACCGCACCTCCATTTTGAAGTGCGTTCTAGCTCATCTCTGGGTTGGGTGGCGCAAGATCCCAAAGGTTATTTGAAGAAATGA
- a CDS encoding Fur family transcriptional regulator, producing MQKQTISTKPIRSLEDALDRCQILGMRVSRQRRFILELLWQANEHLAAREIYDRLNQQGKEIGHTSVYQNLEALSSQGIIECIERCDGRLYGNISDSHSHINCVDTNQILDVHVELPEDLIRKIEEETGVRITDYSINFFGYRNPPEG from the coding sequence ATGCAAAAACAAACAATTTCTACAAAACCAATTCGTTCTTTAGAAGATGCGTTAGATCGGTGTCAAATACTTGGTATGCGCGTTAGTCGTCAGCGTCGCTTTATTCTGGAACTACTTTGGCAAGCAAATGAACACCTTGCTGCAAGAGAGATTTACGATCGCTTGAACCAACAAGGCAAAGAAATCGGTCATACTTCTGTTTATCAAAATTTAGAAGCATTATCAAGTCAAGGCATTATTGAATGTATTGAACGCTGTGATGGGCGTTTATACGGCAATATTAGTGACTCTCACAGTCATATAAATTGTGTGGATACAAATCAAATTCTTGATGTTCATGTAGAACTACCAGAAGATTTGATCCGCAAAATTGAAGAAGAAACAGGAGTGCGGATTACTGACTACAGTATTAACTTTTTTGGCTATCGTAATCCGCCAGAGGGTTAG
- the ispG gene encoding (E)-4-hydroxy-3-methylbut-2-enyl-diphosphate synthase encodes MQTLPIVDTSNTTSSQPTFDTTIKRRKTRPVKVGNVTIGGGYPVVVQSMINEDTLDIDGSVAGIRRLHEIGCEIVRVTVPSMAHAKALAEIKQKLIKTYQDVPIVADVHHNGLKIAVEVAKHIEKVRINPGLYVFEKPNVNRTEYTKAEFDEIGEKIRETLEPLVVSLRDQGKSMRIGVNHGSLAERMLFTYGDTPEGMVESAIEFIRICESLDFRNLVISMKASRVPVMLAAYRLIAKRMDDLGMDYPLHLGVTEAGDGEYGRIKSTAGIATLLADGIGDTIRVSLTEAPEKEIPVCYSILQALGLRKTMVEYVACPSCGRTLFNLEEVLHKVREATKHLTGLDIAVMGCIVNGPGEMADADYGYVGKTPGYISLYRGREEIKKVPEDKGVEELINLIKADERWVEP; translated from the coding sequence ATGCAAACTCTGCCCATAGTAGATACTTCAAATACTACATCCAGCCAACCTACCTTTGATACAACCATCAAGCGGCGTAAAACCCGTCCCGTAAAGGTGGGAAATGTCACCATTGGCGGTGGCTACCCCGTTGTAGTGCAGTCAATGATTAACGAAGACACCCTTGATATTGATGGTTCCGTGGCTGGTATTCGTCGTCTGCACGAAATTGGCTGCGAAATTGTCCGTGTCACGGTGCCAAGTATGGCTCATGCTAAAGCTTTAGCAGAAATTAAACAAAAATTAATTAAAACTTACCAAGATGTGCCCATTGTGGCTGATGTCCATCACAATGGGCTAAAAATCGCTGTGGAAGTTGCCAAGCACATAGAAAAAGTGCGGATTAATCCAGGATTATATGTCTTTGAAAAACCCAACGTCAATCGAACTGAGTATACTAAAGCCGAATTTGACGAAATTGGCGAAAAAATCCGCGAAACCCTAGAACCTCTGGTAGTTTCTTTGCGCGATCAAGGAAAATCGATGCGAATTGGCGTAAATCACGGTTCCCTCGCCGAGAGAATGCTATTTACTTACGGTGACACCCCAGAAGGAATGGTGGAATCCGCCATAGAATTCATCCGCATCTGTGAATCTTTAGATTTCCGCAACTTGGTAATTTCTATGAAAGCCTCACGAGTCCCGGTGATGCTAGCCGCTTATCGCCTCATTGCCAAGCGCATGGATGACTTGGGTATGGATTACCCATTACATTTAGGCGTTACGGAAGCTGGTGATGGCGAATACGGGCGAATAAAATCCACAGCAGGTATTGCCACATTACTAGCTGATGGCATTGGTGATACAATTCGCGTCTCACTTACAGAAGCACCAGAAAAAGAAATTCCCGTCTGCTATAGCATTCTCCAAGCTTTGGGATTGCGAAAAACGATGGTGGAATACGTCGCTTGTCCTTCCTGTGGACGTACTTTGTTTAACCTAGAGGAAGTTCTGCACAAAGTCCGGGAAGCCACTAAACACCTAACTGGGTTAGATATTGCAGTTATGGGTTGCATTGTCAATGGCCCCGGAGAAATGGCAGATGCCGACTATGGCTATGTTGGCAAAACACCTGGTTACATTTCTTTGTATCGTGGGCGAGAAGAAATTAAAAAAGTCCCAGAAGATAAAGGTGTAGAGGAATTAATTAACCTCATTAAGGCAGATGAACGCTGGGTAGAGCCGTAA
- the ctpC gene encoding carboxyl-terminal processing protease CtpC, with protein sequence MVITKSRLVLGATAVTLSTIAVTSLGIHSRGQALFKASPKELVDEVWQVIQRQYVDGTFNQVDWQAVRKEYLSKSYSNPQDAYKSIREMLKKLEDPYTRFMDPQEFKNMQVDTSGELTGIGITISQDEKTKQLVVIAPIEDTPAFKAGILAKDVILKIDNKSTKGMDTNQAVSLIRGEAGSKVTLTIQRNGQTKQFDIKRARIEIHPVKYSQKKTPAGNLGYIRLNQFSANASKEMQTAIRDLESKRVAGYILDLRGNPGGLLFSSIDIARMWLNKGTIVSTIDRQGEREREMANGRALTNKPLVILVDKGSASASEILSGALQDNKRATLVGTQTFGKGLVQSVRPLEDGSGLAVTIAKYHTPNDRDINKHGIDPDVKVDLTDAQRQDLWLNERDKLATLKDPQFAKALEVIGKKIAAQGTPTAEK encoded by the coding sequence ATGGTGATTACAAAAAGTAGGCTTGTTTTGGGTGCTACGGCAGTGACACTCTCCACGATCGCTGTTACTAGCCTTGGCATTCACTCGCGAGGTCAGGCTTTATTTAAAGCAAGTCCTAAAGAATTGGTAGATGAAGTTTGGCAAGTTATTCAACGCCAATATGTAGACGGTACTTTTAATCAGGTAGATTGGCAGGCTGTTCGTAAAGAATACTTGAGCAAGTCCTACAGTAATCCGCAGGATGCGTATAAGTCCATTCGGGAAATGCTGAAAAAGCTAGAAGATCCATATACCCGGTTTATGGACCCACAGGAATTCAAGAATATGCAAGTGGATACCTCTGGGGAACTTACAGGGATTGGGATTACCATTAGTCAGGATGAAAAAACCAAGCAATTGGTTGTAATTGCGCCAATCGAAGATACACCAGCTTTTAAAGCTGGTATCTTGGCAAAAGATGTCATTCTCAAAATCGACAATAAAAGTACCAAGGGGATGGATACGAATCAGGCAGTATCCCTGATTCGAGGTGAAGCAGGATCGAAAGTCACCTTAACGATTCAGCGCAATGGTCAGACAAAACAGTTTGACATCAAAAGAGCGCGGATTGAAATCCATCCAGTTAAATATTCCCAAAAGAAAACTCCAGCAGGTAATCTTGGCTACATTCGCTTGAACCAGTTCAGTGCCAATGCTAGTAAAGAAATGCAAACTGCCATTAGAGATTTAGAAAGCAAACGGGTAGCTGGATATATCCTTGATCTGCGTGGTAATCCAGGTGGGTTACTTTTCTCCAGTATAGATATTGCCCGGATGTGGCTGAATAAAGGCACAATTGTTTCTACCATTGACCGCCAAGGTGAGCGAGAGCGAGAAATGGCAAACGGACGCGCTCTGACAAATAAACCGTTGGTAATATTAGTAGATAAAGGTTCAGCCAGTGCCAGCGAAATCCTTTCAGGAGCGTTGCAGGACAACAAACGTGCTACTTTGGTAGGTACTCAAACCTTTGGTAAGGGATTAGTGCAATCGGTGCGTCCCCTAGAAGATGGCTCAGGATTAGCAGTGACAATTGCTAAATACCATACGCCTAATGATAGAGATATTAATAAGCATGGTATTGATCCAGATGTAAAGGTAGATTTGACAGATGCCCAGCGACAGGATTTGTGGCTCAACGAACGTGACAAACTCGCTACCCTAAAAGACCCCCAATTTGCTAAAGCACTGGAAGTGATAGGTAAAAAAATTGCTGCTCAGGGGACACCTACAGCAGAAAAATGA
- a CDS encoding DDE transposase family protein: MSDSQTWYIVKRSAGNCEILASDQVGDNNLEIVEQWGPFSSQEEAIARRVGLIRAGKCKPV; the protein is encoded by the coding sequence ATGAGCGATTCACAAACTTGGTATATTGTCAAGCGTTCTGCTGGAAACTGCGAAATTCTCGCCAGCGACCAAGTTGGCGACAATAATCTAGAGATTGTAGAACAGTGGGGGCCTTTTAGTTCGCAAGAAGAAGCGATCGCTCGACGTGTTGGACTTATTAGGGCTGGAAAGTGCAAACCAGTTTAA
- a CDS encoding DUF760 domain-containing protein has protein sequence MVFNPDFLNDNSEEHPNQLLSDHSEEYPNQLLKYLQHQSPDVLARIAQSASPEIKQIISQNVQGLVGMLPAENFNVQITTDRDNLAGLLASAMMTGYFLRQMEQRMQLEHLSNGQ, from the coding sequence ATGGTGTTTAATCCTGACTTTTTGAATGACAACTCTGAGGAACACCCTAATCAACTTCTTTCCGACCACTCTGAGGAATACCCCAATCAGTTACTCAAATATCTACAGCATCAGTCTCCTGATGTTTTAGCGAGGATTGCTCAGTCCGCCAGCCCCGAAATTAAACAAATCATCTCGCAAAATGTCCAAGGGCTTGTGGGAATGCTCCCGGCAGAAAATTTCAACGTGCAAATCACAACAGATCGGGACAACTTAGCTGGGCTTCTAGCGTCGGCCATGATGACAGGGTATTTTCTGCGCCAGATGGAACAAAGAATGCAGTTAGAGCATTTGTCTAATGGTCAATAA